TCCTTACAAGATTTAGCGAAGTATATCCTGATTTTATTCAAAAAATGCATCTTGCTTATCCGAATCTTACCCCTGGCCAGTTAAAATTCTGTGCCTTATTAAAACTTAACTTTTCTACTAAAGAAATTGCACATTACACCAATATAACGATAAGAAGTGTAGAAATAAAAAAAGGTCGTCTTCGTAAACAATTAAATATTTCATCTACCGAAGATCTTAATAAATGGATGATGAATCTATAAAAAAAATTAATCAACTGATCTGATACGGATTATCTGGTTGTAAATTTTCTGTACTACCTGTTTTATCTCTTTTATAATATAGAGTAAAGCTTTTATTATGTATAATAAAAAATCTCCTGGCGGCTTCATTGTTTTTTCTAATAGACAATGAAGCTGTCAGGAGATTTTTAAGTAAGTACAACTACTGTTGTTGAATTTAATATATTTTCCGTTTTTTAAAATTACCATTTGATTATCAGTTGCTTAATTCGTTGTTGTAAATTTGTTGTAACTGTTTTTTTTGAAGAATACTATTGTTTTTGTCACTTTGCCAGAGAAAACTAAATCAAAATTGAGCATAGTGAACAGCAGTAATAAAATTTGGATTGATAACTCTGATAATGATTCTATTATATTCTGTGTTCCACAGTAAACTAAATACAAACGGTCTAAAATTATGAATCTGAAAAATCTGAATATCGGATCAAGTATCGAAGATATTGTTGATAAAAACAGGATAGAAATGCAGCGTATCTGTAATTTTTTGAAGTGTACGGAAGCAGATGTTTTTGCAATGTATAAATCTAAATCTTTAGATACGGAAGTGCTGCTTCGCTGGAGCAAACTTCTGGAATATGATTTCTTCAGGCTGTATTCTCAGCATCTGATCCTGTATTCTCCGCCATCTTCCACAGAAGCTGCGCAAAAGGGAAAAATACTTAATTCCCTTCCTGTTTTCCGCAAAAATCTATATACTATGGAGATGATAGAATTTATTCTGGAAAAGATAAGTAATGGTGAAATGACCAAGTCGCAGGTGATCACTGAATATAGGATTCCCAAAACAACTCTCTATAAATGGGTGCAAAAATACAGAAGCGTAGACAAATAGAATATTTAAATGCACAACAATTTATTTGAGGGAGGAAAATGAAAGCTTTTTACATTTAAGTAAAATATAACTGAAGCGTTACAGTTCCAAAATCAATTTTCAAAGCAGACATCATATTATTCCTCAGATAATACTATTATATAATCAGATTTAGATTACAAAATTTCAGAACAATAATTAACTTTAAAATACTTAAAATGAAAAAAAATCTAATTTTTGGATGTTTTCTGCTTATTTCATCATTGGCCTATTCACAAGTGGTATCAATACAACAAGCCCTCAAGGAGTTTTGGATGTTGTAAGTACTACTGGTACATTTATCCCACCCAGGATGACTACCGCACAAAGAAATGCTCTTGCTTCCCCTCCTACGGGAGCTGTTATTTATAATACGACGACAGCTGGTTGGGAATTTAATTATGGTACCCCTGCTTCTCCAACCTGGAAATCGCCTGTGACTGCTACGACGGCGTCTTCAAACATTGTACTGGCAGGAGGATCTACTAATGCTGTAGCACCTGCTGTAGGAAACGTTACTACTGATGGTGAGGGATACTACGAGTTTACATTCTCTCTACCTTCAGCTGCAAAATGTAAGCTTGACCTCTATCCCAGCGCATGGGCTGACACTGCTAGTGGTGTAGGAACGCGGTTATTTATTGATACCTTTGTCACATCATCCACACTCGCTACCGTTGTTACTGCAAATCAATCTCCTCAGAGGCTGCACGTTATAGTACCTTATAGCTATGTAACTCCAGTTAATCTAACTGCAGGTACTCATACTGTCAGAGTACAGGCTGGAACAACTTCTAGGGTAGATAATAATGATAGAATAACATACTCTTATCTATGCTGGAACTAATTTTAGCTTCGGCAAAAATAATTATTTGAAATTTGAAAAAAACATAAAAAATTCTTCTGTTCTTTAGTAACATAAAAATTTAAGAATAGCAAAAAAAATTGGGCAAATATTTAAGATAGAATTAATGCTAGCTCTCTTTCCTTTTTAGGAGAATACAAGGTTAAAAAATAAGAAAGGACAAACAAACAACTCAGATATTTAATTTATATAATAAATAAAAATAATTGCCTCATTTTTGTGAAAATGTTCAAAGAAATCACTGGATTTTATATTGAATTGGCAAAACAAATAATGGTGTCGTACTACCATTATTTTATTCTTGTGTATTGATAATGATAAATTTTCATTATTAACAGTTTAGTTATTTAACCATTCATGAAAATGAATGGTTTTTTATGATATTTTAAAAATTAGCCTTACGAAAAAATTATAATATTATTTTGTTTTTTTCTGAAACTTATCTTTATTGCTTAAAAAGAAAGCGGCAATTTAAATTGTGTATTTATTTAATTTTTTAAAATTTTTTCAACGATCAGTATTCTTTTACATGTTATAATGTGATAGATGAGGTTCAATGTATACAATCGGAAAAAAATGAAAATTAATTATATTTTATTGATAATCAGTTTATTGTTTTTTGTGATGTGCATTTGTTGTAGATTCTTTTTTTGAAATGAAGACTTTTTTTTGTCAATTTGCAGCAGTAATTTTTTATAAATACTAAGCAGATGAAAAAATATTTATTACCCTTATCCTATTGATAACTATAGCCTAGATTAATGTTCAAATAGAACGAAATAAAGCAGATAATAGTCAGTATATTTTACTTATAAAATATGGATTAAGACCAATAATAT
The nucleotide sequence above comes from Chryseobacterium sp. 7. Encoded proteins:
- a CDS encoding transposase — protein: MNLKNLNIGSSIEDIVDKNRIEMQRICNFLKCTEADVFAMYKSKSLDTEVLLRWSKLLEYDFFRLYSQHLILYSPPSSTEAAQKGKILNSLPVFRKNLYTMEMIEFILEKISNGEMTKSQVITEYRIPKTTLYKWVQKYRSVDK